CGGCAGACGATGATGGCCGCCAACTTCAGCGCCATACTCTCCGTGGAGCTGCAGTTCAGCATTTCCTCAGGCGGGGTCATCACAGGTACACGCATACTTGGAGGAAGCGGCAGCAGCGACTTTGACCGTGCGGTTCTTGATGCGCTCAACACCGTCCCCAATCTTGGACCTCCACCCAATGGCAAAGGAGGCACTTTCAGCTTTCGGTTGAGCATGAAGGAGGATGGCGGATGAGTCAGTCCATCTTCCACCCGACGTTCTACTCGCGGGGGGATTGCGCTGGTGGACCCGATCAGAATCGAACTGACGACCTCCTCAATGCCATTGAGGCGCTCTGCCAACTGAGCTACGAGCCCGGAACCAACTGAACCCGGGGAAAATCAGTCTTCGGGAAACAAACGCAAGCGGTTTTTTGCGTGAGCGGACGATTCGACAATGCAGGCATCACGCTTCCTCGCACGCCAAATGCAATCGAGGTATGTTTGGCCATGTCTTTTAGGACTTGGTTTTTCCAGGCGCAGCCGGTTTTCTTGCGGGTTTCATCGCCATGGCCATAGCACTTCTATTTGCGGGGCAGGGAGCCCAGAAGATCGGAATGGGGAGGTCGCTTTACGAAGCGTCCGCATCCGCTCGTGCCCTCTACGATGAAGCCGACATGACTCTTGGCTGGAAGCTGACGCAAATCAGCTTCGAGGGCCCGGAGGCCGCGCTCACCGAAACAAAAGTATGCCAGCCTGCCTTGTTTGTCCACGGGCTGGCACTTCTGGCGGCGCTCCGGGAGGCTGGAAAAGTCCCTCAAGGCGAACCTACGGCGGCATTGGGGCTTTCGCTTGGCGAGGTGACAGCCTATGCGGCTGCCGGTGTGTTTGATTTCGCAACCGGGCTCAGAATTGTCGCCGAACGAGGCCGGCTCATGCAGGCGGCTTGTGAAAAAACTTCCGGAGGCATGGCTGCGGTTATCGGCGAGGAACGCACCCGGGTGGCCGAGCTTTGCCACGAGTTTGATCTTGAGGCGGCGAATTTCAACGCACCGGGTCAGATCATCATCTCCGGAGAAAAGGCGCGAATTGAGGCTGCAATTGCTGCCTGCAAGGAGCGCGGATGGAAACGCGTCATGGCTCTCAACGTCGCCGGCGCCTACCATTCCCGCCTGATGGAGCCGGCGCGCACGGAGTTTGCGGCCTTTCTCGAACCCATTCCCTTTGCCGCGCCGAAGCTGGCCGTGTACACCAACACGACCGGCGCTGCCATTCACGATCCTTCGGCCATCAAGGCTGCGCTCGTGAAACAAGTCGTGTCGTCGGTTTTGTGGGAGGACTGCATGCGCGCCGCGGCAGCGAGTGCAGTGGCGCAGTTCTGGGAACTCGGACCCGGCGGTGTGCTGGCGGGACTCGCCCGGCGCACGGACAAGGCCTGGCAGGTCAGGAGCTTTTCGGAGCACTCCGACATCGCATCGCTCTGAACCGTTCGCAATTTTCCCCCGGGAAGACAACATTTTGAGCCAAAACGAACCATCGCCTTCCGTGGACGTCCCGTTCACACGCAACTTCTGCATCATCGCCCACGTCGATCACGGCAAGACGACGCTTTCCGACCGGCTGCTGGAGTACACCAACACCGTCCAGCAGCGGGTGATGACGGAGCAGCACCTGGATTCCATGGACCTGGAAAAGGAGCGGGGAATCACGATCAAGAGTCACCCCGTCACGATGTCCTATCGCGCCAAGGACGGACAGCTCTACAAGCTCAACCTGATGGACACTCCGGGGCACGTGGACTTCTCCTACGAAGTCTCGCGTTCTCTCGCCGCCTGCGAGGGCGTGCTGCTGTTGATCGATGCAGCCCAGGGCGTCGAGGCGCAGACGGTGGCGAACGCCCATCTGGCGGTTGGTCAGGGTCTCAAGATCATTCCGGTCATCAACAAGATCGATCTTCCGAGCGCGAACCTCGAACTGTGCATGAAGCAGCTCGAGGACATCCTCACCATTCCCGCCGAGGAGGCGATTCTTGCGAGCGGCAAGTCGGGAATCGGCATTGAGGAGATCCTGGAGGCGGTCGTCACTCGCATTCCGCCGCCGCGGTGGGCGTCGTATCCGCAGGTTCGCGCCCTGGTCTTCGACTCGCTCTACGATTCCTACCGGGGCGTGATCGCCTACACGCGCGTGTTTTCCGGTGTGATCAAGGCCGGCGACATGATGAAGCTGATGAGCACGGACCAGCGCTCGGAAGTGAAGGAGGTCGGCGTGTTCACCCCGAAGATGTCGAAAACCGAGTCGCTTGAAGCGGGCGATGTCGGTTACGTGGTCTCCACCATCAAGGACACCGCCGACATCAAGATCGGCGACACGATCACTCTGGCGCGGCAGCCTGCCGGCGAAATGCTGCCGGGCTACAAGGAGGTTCGCCCGATGGTGTTCTGCGGACTCTACCCGCTGGACAGCTCGGACTACGAGAAGCTCAAGGCGGCGCTCGGCCGCTTCCGCCTCAATGACGCCGCGTTCGTCTATCAGTCGGAAAGCTCCGTGGCGCTCGGCTTCGGATTCCGCTGCGGCTTCCTCGGACTGCTCCACATGGAGATCACCCAGGAGCGCATCCGCCGTGAGCATGATGTGGAGATAATTTCAACCTATCCCAGCGTCGTGTACCAGGTCGTGAAACATGGCGGTGAGGTCATCGAGGTGGACAATCCCGTCAATCTCCCCGATCCGGGAACCATCACGGAGATCCGTGAGCCGACGATCCGCGCCTCCATTCACATCCCCAATGAAAACCTGGGCGACATCCTGGCGCTGGTGATGGAAAAGCGCGGCACCTGCGACCACACGGACACGCTCGACGCCAGCCGGGTGATGCTGACCTGCATGCTTCCGCTGAATGAAATTCTCGTGGACTTCAACGACCGCCTGAAGAGCATCACCCACGGCTATGGCTCGATGGACTACGAACTCGGGGAATACCGTGCGAGCGATCTCGTGAAGATGGAGATCCTCATCAATGGCGATCCTGTCGATGCCTTTGCGAGCATCGTGCACCGTGACAAGGCCGAGGGGAAGGGGCGCCAGTTGTGCGAGAAGCTCGCGGAGATCATTCCTCCCCAGATGTTCAAGGTGGCGGTCCAGGCAGCCATCGGCGGCAAGATCATTGCGCGCGACAATGTGCGTGAAATGAGGAAGGACGTCACCGCGAAGTGCTACGGCGGCGACATTTCCCGCAA
This genomic window from Opitutaceae bacterium contains:
- the fabD gene encoding ACP S-malonyltransferase, with the translated sequence MAIALLFAGQGAQKIGMGRSLYEASASARALYDEADMTLGWKLTQISFEGPEAALTETKVCQPALFVHGLALLAALREAGKVPQGEPTAALGLSLGEVTAYAAAGVFDFATGLRIVAERGRLMQAACEKTSGGMAAVIGEERTRVAELCHEFDLEAANFNAPGQIIISGEKARIEAAIAACKERGWKRVMALNVAGAYHSRLMEPARTEFAAFLEPIPFAAPKLAVYTNTTGAAIHDPSAIKAALVKQVVSSVLWEDCMRAAAASAVAQFWELGPGGVLAGLARRTDKAWQVRSFSEHSDIASL
- the lepA gene encoding elongation factor 4 gives rise to the protein MDVPFTRNFCIIAHVDHGKTTLSDRLLEYTNTVQQRVMTEQHLDSMDLEKERGITIKSHPVTMSYRAKDGQLYKLNLMDTPGHVDFSYEVSRSLAACEGVLLLIDAAQGVEAQTVANAHLAVGQGLKIIPVINKIDLPSANLELCMKQLEDILTIPAEEAILASGKSGIGIEEILEAVVTRIPPPRWASYPQVRALVFDSLYDSYRGVIAYTRVFSGVIKAGDMMKLMSTDQRSEVKEVGVFTPKMSKTESLEAGDVGYVVSTIKDTADIKIGDTITLARQPAGEMLPGYKEVRPMVFCGLYPLDSSDYEKLKAALGRFRLNDAAFVYQSESSVALGFGFRCGFLGLLHMEITQERIRREHDVEIISTYPSVVYQVVKHGGEVIEVDNPVNLPDPGTITEIREPTIRASIHIPNENLGDILALVMEKRGTCDHTDTLDASRVMLTCMLPLNEILVDFNDRLKSITHGYGSMDYELGEYRASDLVKMEILINGDPVDAFASIVHRDKAEGKGRQLCEKLAEIIPPQMFKVAVQAAIGGKIIARDNVREMRKDVTAKCYGGDISRKRKLLDKQKEGKKKMKQIGRVSIPPDAFIQVLKN